A genomic window from Plasmodium malariae genome assembly, chromosome: 10 includes:
- the PmUG01_10053300 gene encoding STP1 protein, which produces MENCIPKHFTISGTAGFSLTLTEPFRTIRTYVQNRTKFLKTANNENLFREECKQLADFLIKNMSPPRHTSQHMWESLLKFQLHHYFKDITNYGGCPMILKKEHKELLELKYKEEDFCKKRSIDLNVIETIKKKNSGKCENTCLDKCKTYNAWIKEMQKQFEEKKNLFERCYKVEPAKKTKKLTKESTCDIMNQETFKELSECTTSNSAETTVGLLENKRLQSGTEGTDQNIPKPQNQNIDVPTAPEAQTELELQIPSQSPSKLIKSEASEIQHSTKETENSQSLTDASLEKTKISEDVHAASEVTNELLSPTVQDIQLSPDPKNTQPTHSASTYTLAHSPPQIPHTPGTTLNPSDKYTSSILISLVIIIIFSLFIKFALTGMFKKKKKIRRRHVKFLRLLVPSFSNKKSTIFMDDPLEHTIYDDEEIIKKIKINELTKNVNLSKRKRDRSKIIVEVHMEVLEEFRNKEWENIQDEFLEICIDEFTKEDNITFPNLIDDDLIIENIKCISDIKKQNILWNKWIQRHRNLSQNLKKDYWFNNLKDEWKREVSYIQEMEEIKKKSPNENQKVSYLEREKDIWRQWISKKGMIIQQHLDQYWNNGLAEELQNISDEYVNEDTKNYVSLLNVEELKHKENYKELCKYIKKKLLTKFCILVLITVLEEYKKEVNLENRESYLDRSINEWKGEGYSSKKQEITENIIEYNKNDIEKKRNEEFDAHIRKDSFRNEIEDWIREDDLHANSIVSDITVDKSDEIEEKHFL; this is translated from the exons ATGGAAAATTGTATACCTAAg CATTTCACTATTTCTGGAACGGCAGGATTTTCGCTAACCCTCACAGAACCATTTAGGACTATTAGAACTTACGTACAAAATAGAACTAAATTCTTAAAAACGGCAAATAACGAAAATTTATTTAGAGAAGAATGCAAACAATTAGCTGATTTTCTAATTAAGAATATGTCTCCTCCTCGGCATACAAGCCAACATATGTGGGAATCATTATTAAAGTTTCAACTACACCATTACTTTAAGGATATAACTAATTATGGTGGATGCCCtatgattttaaaaaaagaacataaagaacttttagaattaaaatataaagaagagGATTTctgtaaaaaaagaagtatagATTTGAATGTAAtagaaacaataaaaaaaaaaaactcagGTAAATGTGAAAATACATGTTTAGACAAATGCAAAACATATAATGCATGGATTAAAGAGATGCAGAAGCAATttgaagaaaagaaaaacctCTTCGAAAGATGTTACAAAGTGGAACCAGCAAAAAAGACCAAAAAACTAACTAAAGAATCGACATGTGATATAATGAATCAAGAAACATTTAAAGAACTTTCTGAATGTACAACCTCGAATTCAGCAGAAACTACTGTAGGATTActtgaaaataaaagattacAAAGTGGAACTGAAGGTACAGATCAAAATATTCCCAAACCTCAAAATCAAAATATAGATGTGCCCACTGCACCAGAAGCACAAACTGAACTTGAACTACAAATTCCATCACAATCTCCATCAAAACTTATTAAAAGTGAAGCTTCAGAAATTCAGCATTCAACTAAAGAAACTGAGAATTCACAATCTTTAACAGATGCATCATTagaaaaaactaaaatttcTGAAGATGTACATGCAGCATCAGAAGTTACTAATGAATTACTCTCTCCAACTGTTCAAGACATACAATTATCTCCTGATCCTAAGAATACACAGCCAACTCATAGTGCATCGACATATACCTTAGCACATAGTCCTCCTCAAATACCCCATACTCCAG GTACGACATTAAATCCAAGTGATAAATATACATCATCTATTTTAATAAGTTtggtaattattattatattttctctttttattaaa TTTGCTTTAACTggaatgtttaaaaaaaaaaaaaagataagaagAAGACATGTGAAATTTCTGAGATTGCTTGTACCTTCATTTTCTAACAAGAAGAGTACAATTTTTATGGATGATCCTTTAGAACACACAATAtatgatgatgaagaaattataaaaaaaataaaaataaatgaacttacaaaaaatgtaaatttatcaAAGCGAAAAAGAGACAGATCCAAAATCATAGTAGAAGTACATATGGAAGTACTCGAAGAATTCAGAAATAAAGAATGGGAAAACATCCAAGAcgaatttttagaaatatgcATAGATGAGTTCACAAAAGAAGATAATATAACCTTTCCTAATTTAATTGATGATGAtctaataatagaaaatattaaatgtatcagtgatattaaaaaacaaaatattctaTGGAATAAATGGATACAAAGACATAGAAATCTTTCTCAAAATCTGAAAAAAGACTATTggtttaataatttgaagGATGAATGGAAAAGAGAAGTATCTTACATACAAGAAatggaagaaataaaaaagaaatctcCAAATGAAAATCAAAAAGTTTCATATttagaaagagaaaaagatatatggaGACAGTGGATATCAAAAAAGGGTATGATTATACAACAACATCTTGATCAGTACTGGAATAATGGATTAGCAGAGGAGTTGCAGAATATCTCAGATGAATATGTAAATGAAGAtactaaaaattatgtatcaCTATTAAATGTAGAAGAATTGAAGcacaaagaaaattataaagaattatgtaaatatataaaaaaaaaattattaacaaagtTTTGTATTCTCGTGCTTATAACAGTATtagaagaatataaaaaggagGTAAACCTTGAAAATAGGGAATCATATTTGGATAGATCCATAAATGAATGGAAAGGAGAAGGATATTCAAGTAAAAAGCAAGAAATtacagaaaatataattgaatataataaaaatgatatagaaaagaaaagaaatgagGAATTTGATGCTCATATACGGAAAGATAGTTTCAGAAATGAGATAGAAGATTGGATAAGAGAAGATGACTTACATGCAAATTCTATAGTTAGTGATATAACAGTAGACAAATCAGAtgaaatagaagaaaaacaCTTTCTATAA
- the PmUG01_10053200 gene encoding tryptophan-rich protein has product MKSILFFVSASAVIFKLSSTSESVNGCFSGICSGKTKPALCKSYNGPEDMPIFYLRQKILEFKTLEENKNEKWKLWFKKQKKDMIKDFKKKNNAWFGNKNEKWNNFLYNLEEKWLHYNPYMQEEYKSDLYDVCSNWSDNQWIEWFKTHGLNYITSDFESWFNEIISSYNKIMTCKLMYWKEKKKNEWDSHPFRLYEVDRWTRWLEKLLFLDKDIYIKVSAYREWDQRIRNEEYLWNFLIKRIKKKYINDVNTMVKQWCKEVMNDYNKWLISFYINWIENKQWNVWLIEKKMK; this is encoded by the exons atGAAATCAATACTCTTTTTTGTATCAGCTTCCGctgttatatttaaattatcttcTACCTCTGAAAGTGTTAATGGTTGCTTTAGTGgg ataTGTAGTGGAAAAACAAAACCTGCACTTTGTAAGTCTTATAATGGTCCTGAGGATATGccaatattttatttaaggCAAAAGATATTGGAATTTAAAACattagaagaaaataaaaatgaaaaatggaaattatggtttaaaaaacaaaaaaaagatatgataaaggattttaaaaagaaaaataatgctTGGTTTGGAAACAAAAATGAGAAatggaataattttttgtacaaCTTAGAGGAAAAATGGTTACACTATAATCCCTATATGCAGGAAGAATATAAATCAGATCTTTATGATGTATGCTCTAATTGGAGTGACAATCAATGGATAGAATGGTTCAAAACACATggattaaattatataacatcAGATTTTGAAAGTTGGTTCAATGAAATTATATCATcttacaataaaattatgacaTGCAAGTTAATGTATtggaaagaaaagaagaagaatgAATGGGATTCACATCCTTTTAGGTTATACGAAGTTGATCGCTGGACACGCTGGttggaaaaattattatttctagataaagatatttatataaaagtttCAGCGTATAGAGAATGGGACCAAAGAATAAGGAATGAAGAGTATTTGTGGAACTTTTTAATTAAgcgtattaaaaaaaaatatataaatgacgTAAACACGATGGTAAAACAGTGGTGTAAAGAAGTTATGAACGACTATAACAAATGGTTGATatccttttatataaattggaTAGAAAATAAACAGTGGAATGTATGGCttatagaaaagaaaatgaaatag